The following is a genomic window from Malus sylvestris chromosome 12, drMalSylv7.2, whole genome shotgun sequence.
AAAAATTTTCTAAGTGCAGCAAAGttcagaaagagagaaaaaaaaaacaatggagaTCACACGGCATGATGAAGATGAAGTGTACGAGGCATCATGGACTGGGGATGTGGAATACTTAAACAGATTGATTGAAAAAGACCCAGAAATTCTAAGGAGAATATCCCTGCAGACCGGAAAAATCGGAACCCCCTTGCATGTTTCGGCCTTGCTCGGCCACGTTGAGTTTACCAAAGCCCTTTGCACTAACAATCCCAAACTTGGAGAGCGGGTGGACGTCGATGGACGCACGCCCCTGCACTTGGCTTCTGCTGAGGGCCACAAGGAGACTATCGAACCTTTGTTATCTGTGTATGCTGAAGGCCACAAGAAGATTCATGTATGATTTTATATCAATGAGGGAAAGCATATACGGAAGAATTGTAAAGCTAGAGTAGACGATCTAACCTACGATTTTTGAAATACGTAGTAGGATAAATTTGCTATATGGAGATCCCACAACAGAACCAACTTATAAATATTCTAACTCTCATCCAAAATTCAAACTGTCAGCAATTCTACACAAAAATATTTACGCGTATGATAATTACTGCAATTTGAAGTAAAATTTAACATATGCAATAGTCGAATTTAATAACTAGCAACAATATAATATTATCATgagagtgttgtaaacattcctagtttaagtatgattgtataaatcctagataagatttgattctagttatcctttcctattacaacttgtattacttggagaagaaggaatatcttctctccctttactactataaataaaggcacaatgtaggagggataacaacacacacattcccctacaattctacaaacacacatctctctcctctctctctctgccgccggccatagtccctctgtcagataaaatagaccacaacacgttatcagcacgctcctaccgctgcgcttaggaatctgacgttggagatttttttctgcatcaaaccagttcatccatatcatcacgcaatcaggttctttccaaacaacagcttttaactcgatattttgcaagccctgatagcatgaacattcaccatgatgcatgacccaactttacgttttacgtattttagattctacgtaaattgtgtatgcttcataatcaaaattgctacaattatgtgaatttgatatttgtcatgaattgaatcctacatatgtacatgcattgaaactattatttgcatatgcatcaagtaaatatgtgattcattgaattatatatgcatctaattaaaaaaaaaaaaaaaaaaaaagttttctgGGCTCGCCTGGAGCGGCccgcataaaaaaaaaaaaaagtttatgggCTCGCCTGGATCGGCCcgcatcaaaaaaaaaaaaaaaaaaaaaagattttttgtTCTTGGGCCAGCCTAATACGGCtcgtgcaaaaaaaaaaaacaaaaagaaaagattttttttagttttcttttgggCCTGCTTGATGCAGCCcttttgtgaagaaaaaaaaaaatttgttttgggGGGTCTGCCCGCAGCAGCCCAACCCCCTGCTCTCCCCGTGGGCCTGTAGCCCCACCCGAGGGTTCTCAGCCTATATTTTTAGaccccgagattttattatttaatattttttttaaaataatatgggtttttatattttcacccacattctaatttggccccgaagaccaaaaaataaattaattcacttatcattatacaatatttttgcatatatctgttgcatatttgtttgcatatatatttgtgtttgcctgcgggaatatatgaacctgaagttcataattactttgaaactcgaagtttcttataaacatgccttgtttgaaaacccgaagttttcacttaaatatatcacccatgaaaacccgaagtttttcatgcaaaattaaaccaatacatgtctattagaacctgtatgttctactcctatgtgaatggattgatttttctccattacactaactaCATCtttccatctattttgtgataggaacatgtcgaacttaaacaaactcgacttcaccgctttggaggtttctggaaggaactacctcaagtgggttcaagatgtgaagctccacctcactgccaagaacttgcgtcctgctattgaagaagcaacggatgcacctgttggcgaagctgaaaaagccactgctatgatcttcatccgaagacatatccatgacgctctgcaaactgagtaccttgctgaggaggatccacgtgcattatgggtcgctttggctgatcgtttcgatcaccaaaaggacatattcttgcctgaagcaagacacgactggcagcacttgcgcttccaagactttaagtctgtgaatgaatataattatgaagtttgtcgaatccgatcacttctcaagttttgcaatgaaactttgactgaagaggatctcctggagaagacctactcgaccttctctgcttctaatattgtcctgcagcaacaatatagagctcagaagttcactaagttctcggatttgatctctgttttacttcttgctgaaaagcagaaccagctgttgatgaagaatcatcaagctcaacctactggggctactgctgtgcctgaagcacattatagcactaatcagcacccaaaacgccaaaagaggcgtggtaagggcggccagaagccatcccaccaaggtcaacagagccaaggcccatccaagggaggaaacaaagcccaaaagcgcccaaacctcgctcccaaggccccgaacttcaagaataagggcaaagcacctgccacaatgaatgacgatatgtgctatcgttgtggttccaaggaccattggtcccgtatttgctgtgctcccaagaaggttgtggatgcatatcattctcgtcgtacgaagtttgaatcaaacttcctgcaagtggacgaaccggagactacaaagatggaggtttctgactttcaggaggataccactcctatggaagattagaatcttagacatagacttatttttcagttgaaataatacaattggggccgaattccacctagtggccgaaccccactttgttttttggttgattttgaacaattttcctttatgttttggattattagttggcgatttattttggatattcagtttttaatccttgaataaatgaaattattttgaattgatacttgtttttataaacttttatgcatgtgaccgattcaaattaatttttcattctaggtatgactagtgggaaagttagttgtctggcagatagtgcaaccacgcatactgttttgcgtgaacgcatctatttcactaacttcgtacctaagaatgcacctctgacaaccctctcaggcccatccaacctgatcgaaagatacggtaaggcacgtataatgttg
Proteins encoded in this region:
- the LOC126592332 gene encoding ankyrin repeat-containing protein C6C3.08-like, producing the protein MEITRHDEDEVYEASWTGDVEYLNRLIEKDPEILRRISLQTGKIGTPLHVSALLGHVEFTKALCTNNPKLGERVDVDGRTPLHLASAEGHKETIEPLLSVYAEGHKKIHV